From a region of the Nocardioides ginsengisegetis genome:
- a CDS encoding SpoIID/LytB domain-containing protein, whose translation MPRRPLVLLTTTLLLLVGVAPALADDPWTVPSPATITITGDGSGHGKGLSQYGAYGAARQGLTAQQILDFYYPGTHAGSAGGTITVLISGDRDADLVVEDRDGLEVRAVRSGKVFALTEKAARTWRVKQTGGKSLVAYRASGTSPWHTVRTISGDAELTAGGKPVTLRSPVGARAYRGALRSTHHDGRRVTVNVLPLEAYVRGVVPSEVAASRWPQQALRAQAVAARTYAAYERAHTANPDYDLCDTAACQAYGGATAEYPTSDAAVTATAHRVLTYQGGLAFAQFSASNGGYTVAGQFPYLPAQPDPYEGTSPDYYGWTATVTDAQIEQAYNIEQLTDLQINTRDGKGPRGGRVETVLLTTAKGDTYSVTGESFRRNLGLRSTLFEITDVQPG comes from the coding sequence ATGCCGCGCCGCCCACTCGTCCTGCTCACCACCACCCTGCTCCTGCTCGTCGGGGTCGCGCCCGCGCTCGCCGACGACCCGTGGACGGTGCCGAGCCCGGCCACGATCACGATCACCGGCGACGGCAGCGGCCACGGCAAGGGCCTGTCGCAGTACGGCGCCTACGGCGCGGCCCGGCAGGGACTGACCGCCCAGCAGATCCTCGACTTCTACTACCCCGGCACGCACGCCGGCTCGGCCGGCGGCACGATCACGGTCCTCATCAGCGGCGACCGCGACGCCGACCTGGTGGTCGAGGACCGCGACGGCCTTGAGGTGCGGGCGGTCCGGTCCGGCAAGGTCTTCGCCCTGACCGAGAAGGCCGCGCGGACGTGGCGGGTCAAGCAGACCGGCGGGAAGAGCCTCGTCGCCTACCGCGCGAGCGGGACCAGCCCCTGGCACACGGTGCGCACCATCAGCGGCGACGCCGAGCTCACCGCCGGGGGCAAGCCGGTGACGCTGCGCTCGCCGGTCGGCGCCCGGGCCTACCGCGGCGCCCTCCGCTCGACCCACCACGACGGCCGCCGGGTGACCGTCAACGTGCTGCCGCTGGAGGCCTACGTGCGCGGGGTGGTGCCCAGTGAGGTCGCGGCGTCGCGCTGGCCGCAGCAGGCGCTCCGGGCCCAGGCGGTCGCGGCACGCACCTACGCGGCGTACGAGCGTGCCCACACCGCCAACCCCGACTACGACCTGTGCGACACCGCGGCGTGCCAGGCCTACGGCGGCGCGACGGCGGAGTACCCCACCTCAGACGCCGCCGTCACCGCCACCGCGCACCGGGTGCTGACCTACCAGGGCGGGCTGGCCTTCGCGCAGTTCTCCGCCAGCAACGGTGGCTACACGGTGGCCGGGCAGTTCCCCTACCTGCCGGCGCAGCCCGACCCCTACGAGGGCACCTCGCCGGACTACTACGGCTGGACCGCGACCGTCACCGACGCGCAGATCGAGCAGGCCTACAACATCGAGCAGCTGACGGACCTCCAGATCAACACCCGCGACGGCAAGGGACCGCGGGGCGGCCGGGTCGAGACGGTGCTGCTGACCACGGCGAAAGGGGACACCTACTCCGTCACGGGGGAGAGCTTCCGCCGCAACCTCGGGCTGCGGTCCACCCTCTTCGAGATCACCGACGTCCAGCCGGGCTGA
- a CDS encoding pyruvate carboxylase, whose protein sequence is MFTKVLVANRGEIAIRAFRAAYEVGARTVAVFPHEDRWSEHRLKADEAYEIGERGHPVRAYLDPEAIVAVAVRAGADAVYPGYGFLSENPALAEACANAGITFVGPTSEVLELTGNKARAIAAAKAAGVPTLASVEPSTDVDALVEAANELPYPLFVKAVAGGGGRGMRRVDDPKDLREAVETCMREGEGAFGDATVFIEQAVVDPRHIEVQILADGEGNVIHLFERDCSVQRRHQKVVEIAPAPNLDPELRDRMCADAVRFAREIGYRNAGTVEFLLDPDGNYVFIEMNPRIQVEHTVTEEVTDVDLVQSQLRIASGETLADLGLSQDTVTLRGAALQCRITTEDPANNFRPDTGKITTYRSPGGGGVRVDGGTVYTGAEVSAHFDSMLAKLTCRGRTFEKAVEKARRAVAEFRIRGVSTNIAFLQAVLEDPDFAAGNVTTSFIETHPQLMNARGKGDRGSKLLNYLADVTVNQPHGPAPVSIDPVTKLPPTNLDVPAPDGSRQLLLEVGPEEFARRLRAQDRVAVTDTTFRDAHQSLLATRVRTRDLLSVAGHVARTTPELWSVEAWGGATYDVALRFLSEDPWERLAALRQTVPNICLQMLLRGRNTVGYTPYPTAVTQAFVEEAAATGIDVFRVFDALNDVEQMRPAIEAVRSTGTTVAEVALCYTGDLSDPDEKLYTLDYYLRLAERIVDAGAHVLAIKDMAGLLRVPAARTLVTALRAEFDLPVHLHTHDTPGGQLATLLAAIDAGVDAVDAASASMAGTTSQPPLSALVSATDHSDRETGLSLEAVCALEPYWEATRRVYAPFESGLPSPTGRVYTHEIPGGQLSNLRQQAIALGLGEKFEQIEDMYAAANDILGNVVKVTPSSKVVGDLALHLVAVGADPAEFADNPGKFDIPDSVIGFLNGELGDPPGGWPEPFRTKALEGRTWKAPAADLTADQAERLAGGSSTRRRTLNELLFPGPTRDFNEARETYGDVSVLPTMDYLYGLQQGEEHEVEIDEGKTLILGVQAISDPDERGFRTVMATINGQLRPVSVRDRSVASEVAAAEKADTSKPGQVAAPFQGVVTIVVAEGDQVAAGDTVATIEAMKMEASITAPIAGKVERLALPGTQAVDGGDLVLVLA, encoded by the coding sequence ATGTTCACCAAGGTGCTCGTGGCCAACCGCGGCGAGATCGCGATCCGTGCCTTCCGCGCTGCCTACGAGGTCGGCGCGCGGACCGTGGCAGTCTTCCCGCACGAGGACCGGTGGTCCGAGCACCGGCTCAAGGCCGACGAGGCCTACGAGATCGGCGAGCGCGGCCACCCGGTGCGGGCCTACCTCGACCCCGAGGCGATCGTCGCGGTCGCGGTGCGGGCCGGTGCCGACGCGGTCTACCCCGGCTACGGCTTCCTGTCGGAGAACCCTGCCCTCGCCGAGGCGTGCGCCAACGCCGGGATCACGTTCGTGGGCCCGACCAGCGAGGTGCTCGAGCTGACCGGCAACAAGGCCCGCGCGATCGCGGCGGCCAAGGCCGCCGGCGTACCGACCCTGGCCAGCGTCGAGCCGTCGACCGACGTGGACGCCCTGGTGGAGGCCGCGAACGAGCTGCCCTACCCGCTCTTCGTGAAGGCCGTCGCCGGTGGCGGTGGCCGGGGCATGCGGCGCGTGGACGACCCGAAGGACCTGCGCGAAGCGGTCGAGACCTGCATGCGCGAGGGCGAGGGCGCCTTCGGCGACGCGACCGTCTTCATCGAGCAGGCCGTGGTCGACCCCCGCCACATCGAGGTGCAGATCCTGGCCGACGGCGAGGGCAACGTCATCCACCTCTTTGAGCGCGACTGCTCCGTGCAGCGGCGCCACCAGAAGGTCGTCGAGATCGCCCCGGCGCCCAACCTCGACCCGGAGCTCCGCGACCGGATGTGCGCCGACGCGGTGCGCTTCGCCCGCGAGATCGGCTACCGCAACGCCGGGACCGTGGAGTTCCTGCTCGACCCCGACGGCAACTACGTCTTCATCGAGATGAACCCCCGCATCCAGGTCGAGCACACGGTCACCGAGGAGGTCACCGACGTCGACCTCGTCCAGTCGCAGCTGCGGATCGCCTCGGGCGAGACGCTCGCCGACCTCGGGCTCTCCCAGGACACCGTGACGCTGCGCGGCGCGGCGCTCCAGTGCCGGATCACCACCGAGGACCCGGCCAACAACTTCCGCCCCGACACCGGCAAGATCACGACCTACCGCTCCCCCGGCGGCGGCGGGGTCCGCGTCGACGGCGGCACCGTCTACACCGGCGCGGAGGTCTCGGCCCACTTCGACTCGATGCTGGCCAAGCTGACCTGTCGCGGCCGGACGTTCGAGAAGGCCGTGGAGAAGGCCCGTCGGGCGGTGGCGGAGTTCCGGATCCGGGGTGTCTCCACCAACATCGCGTTCCTCCAGGCGGTGCTCGAGGACCCCGACTTCGCGGCCGGCAACGTCACCACGTCGTTCATCGAGACCCACCCGCAGCTGATGAACGCCCGCGGCAAGGGCGACCGCGGCAGCAAGCTGCTCAACTACCTCGCCGACGTCACGGTCAACCAGCCGCACGGCCCGGCGCCGGTCAGCATCGACCCGGTCACCAAGCTGCCCCCGACCAACCTCGACGTGCCGGCCCCCGACGGGTCGCGGCAGCTGCTGCTCGAGGTCGGGCCCGAGGAGTTCGCCCGGCGGCTGCGCGCCCAGGACCGGGTCGCGGTCACCGACACGACGTTCCGCGACGCCCACCAGTCCCTGCTCGCGACGCGGGTCCGGACCCGTGACCTGCTCTCGGTCGCCGGCCACGTCGCCCGCACCACGCCCGAGCTCTGGTCGGTCGAGGCCTGGGGCGGGGCGACGTACGACGTGGCGCTGCGCTTCCTCTCCGAGGACCCGTGGGAGCGGCTGGCCGCGCTGCGCCAGACCGTGCCCAACATCTGCCTCCAGATGCTGCTGCGCGGGCGCAACACGGTCGGCTACACGCCGTACCCGACCGCGGTGACGCAGGCCTTCGTCGAGGAGGCCGCGGCGACCGGCATCGACGTCTTCCGGGTCTTCGACGCCCTCAACGACGTCGAGCAGATGCGCCCGGCGATCGAGGCGGTGCGCTCCACCGGCACCACGGTCGCGGAGGTCGCGCTCTGCTACACCGGCGACCTGTCCGACCCCGACGAGAAGCTCTACACGCTCGACTACTACCTGCGGCTGGCCGAGCGGATCGTCGACGCCGGCGCGCACGTGCTGGCGATCAAGGACATGGCCGGCCTGCTGCGGGTGCCGGCCGCGCGGACGCTGGTCACGGCCCTGCGCGCGGAGTTCGACCTGCCGGTGCACCTGCACACCCACGACACCCCCGGCGGCCAGCTCGCGACGCTGCTCGCGGCGATCGACGCCGGGGTCGACGCGGTCGACGCGGCCAGCGCCTCGATGGCCGGCACCACCTCCCAGCCGCCGCTCTCGGCGCTGGTCTCCGCGACCGACCACTCCGACCGCGAGACCGGCCTGTCGCTGGAGGCGGTCTGCGCGCTGGAGCCCTACTGGGAGGCGACCCGCCGCGTCTACGCGCCCTTCGAGTCCGGACTGCCGTCGCCCACCGGCCGGGTCTACACCCACGAGATCCCCGGCGGCCAGCTCTCCAACCTGCGCCAGCAGGCGATCGCGCTGGGCCTGGGCGAGAAGTTCGAGCAGATCGAGGACATGTACGCCGCGGCCAACGACATCCTCGGCAACGTCGTGAAGGTGACCCCCTCCTCCAAGGTCGTGGGCGACCTGGCCCTGCACCTGGTGGCGGTCGGCGCCGACCCGGCGGAGTTCGCGGACAACCCCGGCAAGTTCGACATCCCCGACTCGGTCATCGGCTTCCTCAACGGCGAGCTCGGCGACCCGCCCGGTGGCTGGCCCGAGCCGTTCCGCACCAAGGCGCTCGAGGGCCGCACCTGGAAGGCGCCCGCCGCCGACCTCACCGCCGACCAGGCCGAACGGCTCGCCGGCGGCAGCAGCACCCGCCGGCGTACGTTGAACGAGCTGTTGTTCCCCGGCCCGACGCGGGACTTCAACGAGGCCCGCGAGACCTACGGCGACGTCTCGGTGCTGCCCACCATGGACTACCTCTACGGGCTCCAGCAGGGCGAGGAGCACGAGGTCGAGATCGACGAGGGCAAGACCCTCATCCTCGGCGTGCAGGCCATCAGCGACCCCGACGAGCGCGGCTTCCGCACGGTCATGGCGACCATCAACGGCCAGCTCCGGCCGGTCAGCGTGCGCGACCGCAGCGTCGCCTCCGAGGTGGCGGCCGCCGAGAAGGCCGACACCTCCAAGCCCGGGCAGGTGGCCGCGCCGTTCCAGGGCGTCGTGACGATCGTGGTCGCCGAGGGCGACCAGGTGGCCGCGGGCGACACCGTCGCCACCATCGAGGCGATGAAGATGGAGGCCTCCATCACCGCGCCGATCGCCGGGAAGGTCGAGCGGCTCGCGCTGCCCGGCACCCAGGCCGTCGACGGCGGCGACCTGGTGCTCGTGCTGGCCTGA
- a CDS encoding NAD(P)H-quinone dehydrogenase, whose product MGHTSDEHVVIVGGGPGGYESALVAAQLGAHVTVVDTDGLGGSAVLTDCVPSKTLIATAELMTDVSAAAELGVNFEDHEGDAATTIRVDLARVNARVKKLAADQSDDIARRLAKEGVEVVQGRGRLDGPGRVIATRVDGTEQSLDADAILVATGAAPRTLPTAQPDGERILTWEQVYDLTEVPTSLIVVGSGVTGAEFASAYLALGIDVTLVSSRDRVLPGEDADAAAVLEEVLKRRGMNVLSKSRMESVTRDGDVVTVALTDGRTVQGSHCILALGSIPNTADLGLEEAGVVLKDGGFVNVDRVSRTSARGVYSAGDCTGVLMLASVAAMQGRIAMWHFLGDTVHPLDLKKVSSNVFTAPEIATVGWSQQSVDSGEMVAEVVMLPLSGNPRAKMQGVRDGFVKLFCRPGTGIVVGGVVVGPRASELIHPVSIAVAESLTADQLAQAFTVYPSMSGSVAEAARRLHHV is encoded by the coding sequence ATGGGCCACACCAGCGACGAGCACGTCGTCATCGTCGGCGGCGGCCCGGGCGGCTACGAGTCCGCCCTGGTCGCGGCCCAGCTCGGCGCGCACGTCACGGTCGTCGACACCGACGGGCTCGGCGGCTCGGCCGTCCTCACCGACTGCGTGCCCAGCAAGACCCTGATCGCCACGGCCGAGCTGATGACCGACGTCTCGGCCGCCGCCGAGCTCGGGGTCAACTTCGAGGACCACGAGGGCGACGCGGCCACCACGATCCGCGTCGACCTGGCTCGCGTGAACGCCCGGGTCAAGAAGCTCGCCGCCGACCAGTCCGACGACATCGCGCGTCGCCTGGCGAAGGAGGGGGTCGAGGTCGTCCAGGGCCGCGGCCGCCTCGACGGGCCCGGCCGGGTCATCGCGACGAGGGTCGACGGCACCGAGCAGAGCCTCGACGCCGACGCGATCCTGGTCGCGACCGGTGCCGCGCCGCGCACCCTGCCCACCGCCCAGCCCGACGGCGAGCGGATCCTGACCTGGGAGCAGGTCTACGACCTCACCGAGGTGCCGACGTCGCTGATCGTGGTCGGCTCGGGCGTCACGGGTGCGGAGTTCGCCAGCGCCTACCTCGCCCTCGGCATCGACGTCACCCTCGTCTCCTCGCGCGACCGCGTGCTGCCCGGCGAGGACGCCGACGCCGCCGCCGTGCTGGAGGAGGTGCTCAAGCGTCGCGGCATGAACGTGCTCTCCAAGTCGCGCATGGAGTCGGTGACCCGCGACGGCGACGTCGTGACGGTCGCCCTGACCGACGGCCGCACCGTCCAGGGATCGCACTGCATCCTCGCCCTGGGCTCGATCCCGAACACTGCGGACCTCGGCCTCGAGGAGGCGGGCGTCGTCCTCAAGGACGGCGGCTTCGTCAACGTCGACCGGGTGTCCCGTACGTCGGCCCGCGGCGTCTACTCCGCCGGCGACTGCACCGGCGTGCTGATGCTCGCGAGCGTCGCCGCCATGCAGGGCCGGATCGCGATGTGGCACTTCCTCGGCGACACGGTGCACCCGCTGGACCTCAAGAAGGTCTCCTCCAACGTCTTCACCGCCCCCGAGATCGCGACGGTCGGCTGGTCGCAGCAGTCGGTCGACTCCGGCGAGATGGTGGCCGAGGTCGTGATGCTGCCGCTGTCGGGCAACCCGCGCGCCAAGATGCAGGGCGTCCGCGACGGCTTCGTCAAGCTGTTCTGCCGACCCGGCACCGGCATCGTCGTCGGGGGAGTGGTCGTCGGGCCGCGGGCCAGCGAGCTCATCCACCCGGTCTCGATCGCGGTGGCCGAGTCGCTGACGGCCGACCAGCTCGCCCAGGCGTTCACGGTGTACCCGTCGATGAGCGGGTCGGTGGCCGAGGCAGCCCGCCGCCTCCACCACGTCTGA
- a CDS encoding SpoIID/LytB domain-containing protein → MRPVRSLALVLSGALAAAAIGVPAHAGTGDTWKVPAQAWITIKGHGYGHGHGMSQYGAEGAARQGLGYAKIVEFYYPGTDWGQATGRVTVLLTGATSNTLEVLARPGLTIKDAATGDRAPLPDNGASRWRIATAPNGDNRVSYKTSRWHGYADLQGAGEFYAGGDPISLVTPDGTRAYRGRLRAAIPTPGSTERDIVNDLTLESYIKGVVPQEIPASWSTEAVRAQAVAARTYAAYEREHPHGSTYQLCDTYSCQVYGGYDAEYPASNKAVDDTRGKILTAGGEPAFTQFGSSSGGWTSAGSVSYLPARQDPYDGWSGNPVHTWCEKVQDDLLERTWPAIGNLTKIVVTRRDGNGDWGGRIVSITLVGSAGRVTVSGDTFRAELGLRSTWVTFRVAPRTAARHESRTDFSVDRLAASRR, encoded by the coding sequence ATGCGACCCGTCCGCAGCCTCGCGCTGGTGCTCTCCGGCGCCCTGGCCGCCGCGGCGATCGGCGTCCCGGCGCACGCCGGCACCGGCGACACCTGGAAGGTCCCGGCCCAGGCCTGGATCACCATCAAGGGGCACGGCTACGGGCACGGCCACGGCATGTCGCAGTACGGCGCCGAGGGGGCCGCGCGGCAGGGCCTGGGCTACGCGAAGATCGTCGAGTTCTACTACCCCGGCACCGACTGGGGGCAGGCGACCGGCCGGGTCACCGTGCTGCTCACCGGCGCCACCAGCAACACCCTCGAGGTGCTGGCGCGACCGGGCCTGACCATCAAGGACGCCGCCACCGGCGACCGCGCGCCGCTGCCCGACAACGGGGCAAGCCGCTGGCGGATCGCGACGGCCCCGAACGGCGACAACCGCGTCTCCTACAAGACCAGTCGGTGGCACGGCTACGCCGACCTCCAGGGCGCCGGCGAGTTCTACGCCGGGGGCGACCCGATCAGCCTGGTCACTCCCGACGGCACCCGCGCCTACCGCGGCCGGCTCCGGGCCGCCATCCCGACGCCCGGCTCGACCGAGCGCGACATCGTCAACGACCTGACCCTGGAGAGCTACATCAAGGGCGTGGTGCCCCAAGAGATCCCGGCGTCGTGGAGCACCGAGGCCGTCCGGGCCCAGGCCGTCGCCGCCCGGACCTATGCGGCCTACGAGCGCGAGCACCCGCACGGGTCGACGTACCAGCTCTGCGACACCTACTCCTGCCAGGTCTACGGCGGGTACGACGCGGAGTACCCCGCCTCCAACAAGGCCGTCGACGACACCCGCGGCAAGATCCTGACCGCCGGCGGCGAGCCGGCGTTCACGCAGTTCGGCTCCAGCAGCGGCGGCTGGACCTCGGCCGGCTCGGTGTCCTACCTGCCCGCCCGCCAGGACCCCTACGACGGCTGGTCGGGCAACCCGGTCCACACCTGGTGCGAGAAGGTCCAGGACGACCTCCTCGAGCGGACCTGGCCGGCGATCGGCAACCTGACGAAGATCGTCGTGACCCGGCGCGACGGCAACGGCGACTGGGGCGGCCGGATCGTCTCGATCACCCTGGTCGGCTCGGCCGGCCGGGTGACCGTCTCCGGCGACACGTTCCGCGCCGAGCTCGGCCTGCGCTCGACCTGGGTGACGTTCCGGGTCGCGCCGCGCACCGCCGCGCGGCACGAGAGCCGGACCGACTTCTCGGTCGACCGGCTCGCCGCCTCGCGCCGCTGA
- the lpdA gene encoding dihydrolipoyl dehydrogenase, whose protein sequence is MGVTHFNVLVLGAGPGGYVAAIRAAQLGQSVAVIEEKYWGGVCLNVGCIPSKALLKNAELAHVLTHEKDKYGIEGDASMSFGPTHKRSRQVSAGIVKGVHFLMKKNKITEIDGWGTMHGAVDGKQTVEVQDKDGKTTSYTCDNLIVAAGAKVRMLPGMSASKNVVTYEEQILDENLPGSIIIGGSGAIGVEFAYVMKNFGVDVTIVEFLDRMVPTEDADVSKELLKHYKKLGVKVLLSTKVENVEDTGSGVKVTVSKDGKEEVLEADKMLAAFGFAPRVEGYGLDKAGVELTDRGAIAVDARGRTNVEGVYAIGDVTGKMMLAHAAEAMGIVAAETIAGAETQEINFDMIPRATYCQPQIGSFGYSEAQAKEKGYDVKTATFPFSANGKAQGLGDTAGFVKIVADAEYNEIIGAHLIGPDVTELLPALTLAQQWDLTADEVARNIFAHPTLGESVKEAIHGIAGHMINF, encoded by the coding sequence ATGGGCGTGACCCACTTCAACGTTCTCGTCCTTGGTGCCGGCCCCGGTGGATACGTGGCGGCCATCCGCGCAGCCCAGCTCGGCCAGTCCGTGGCCGTGATCGAGGAGAAGTACTGGGGTGGTGTCTGCCTCAACGTCGGGTGCATCCCGTCCAAGGCGCTGCTCAAGAACGCCGAGCTCGCCCACGTCCTGACCCACGAGAAGGACAAGTACGGCATCGAGGGCGACGCCTCCATGTCGTTCGGCCCGACGCACAAGCGCAGCCGTCAGGTGTCCGCCGGCATCGTCAAGGGCGTCCACTTCCTGATGAAGAAGAACAAGATCACCGAGATCGACGGCTGGGGCACGATGCACGGCGCCGTCGACGGCAAGCAGACCGTCGAGGTCCAGGACAAGGACGGCAAGACGACGTCCTACACCTGCGACAACCTGATCGTCGCCGCGGGCGCGAAGGTCCGGATGCTGCCCGGGATGAGCGCCAGCAAGAACGTCGTCACCTACGAGGAGCAGATCCTCGACGAGAACCTCCCCGGCTCGATCATCATCGGCGGCTCGGGCGCGATCGGCGTCGAGTTCGCCTACGTCATGAAGAACTTCGGCGTCGACGTGACGATCGTGGAGTTCCTCGACCGGATGGTCCCCACCGAGGACGCCGACGTGTCCAAGGAGCTGCTCAAGCACTACAAGAAGCTCGGCGTGAAGGTGCTGCTCTCGACCAAGGTCGAGAACGTCGAGGACACCGGCTCCGGCGTCAAGGTCACCGTGAGCAAGGACGGCAAGGAGGAGGTCCTCGAGGCCGACAAGATGCTGGCCGCCTTCGGCTTCGCCCCGCGGGTCGAGGGCTACGGCCTCGACAAGGCCGGCGTCGAGCTCACCGACCGCGGCGCCATCGCGGTCGACGCCCGCGGCCGCACCAACGTCGAGGGCGTCTACGCCATCGGCGACGTCACGGGCAAGATGATGCTGGCCCACGCCGCCGAGGCCATGGGCATCGTCGCGGCCGAGACGATCGCCGGCGCCGAGACGCAGGAGATCAACTTCGACATGATCCCGCGCGCCACCTACTGCCAGCCGCAGATCGGCTCCTTCGGCTACTCCGAGGCCCAGGCCAAGGAGAAGGGGTACGACGTCAAGACCGCGACCTTCCCGTTCTCGGCCAACGGCAAGGCGCAGGGGCTCGGCGACACCGCCGGCTTCGTCAAGATCGTGGCCGACGCGGAGTACAACGAGATCATCGGCGCCCACCTGATCGGCCCCGACGTCACCGAGCTGCTCCCGGCCCTGACGCTGGCGCAGCAGTGGGACCTGACGGCTGACGAGGTGGCGCGCAACATCTTCGCGCACCCGACCCTGGGTGAGTCCGTCAAGGAAGCCATCCACGGCATCGCCGGCCACATGATCAACTTCTGA
- a CDS encoding calcium-binding protein, producing the protein MSGRAILLAAGVLAAGLLLPVAPTMAATATCDGLTATIVGSDGPDMIVGTAGDDVIAGLGGGDAIDGLAGDDVICGDDGADQLRGGPGADRLLGGLEDSDPDEHLGGDALFGGPGNDHLDPGYDSSDHPDRDSLRFGDAPRGVTVELGDGVTGSATGLGHDTLVLTGSPLVVGSPHADTFQGSPGRDRIHAAGGSDVIYAGAGDDDIHPDRGTSDQRSADVVQTGAGSDMVTAWSGHDRVLLGSGRDQYVTNGTAGVSVRGQRGNDFLQVAMAPGAFARGDSGTDTLVLLRPDPSGTRPRVVVDAGSGPVAGFEKYWLGASAHWDFRGTAGPDVVQVFDPFGARLTAHTLGGDDYLEGGAEADLLDGGAGHDRALGGQGRDTCVGVERRTSCEVVR; encoded by the coding sequence GTGAGCGGGCGGGCCATCCTGCTGGCCGCCGGCGTGCTGGCCGCCGGACTGCTGCTTCCTGTCGCGCCCACGATGGCGGCGACGGCGACCTGTGACGGGCTGACGGCCACGATCGTCGGGTCCGACGGTCCGGACATGATCGTCGGCACGGCGGGCGACGACGTGATCGCCGGCCTCGGCGGGGGAGACGCCATCGACGGCCTGGCGGGCGACGACGTGATCTGCGGCGACGACGGCGCCGACCAGCTGCGCGGCGGCCCCGGGGCCGACCGGCTCCTCGGCGGCCTGGAGGACTCCGACCCCGACGAGCACCTGGGCGGCGACGCGCTCTTCGGCGGGCCCGGGAACGACCACCTCGACCCGGGCTACGACTCCTCGGACCACCCGGACCGGGACAGCCTCCGCTTCGGCGACGCACCGCGCGGGGTCACGGTCGAGCTGGGCGACGGCGTCACCGGCAGCGCCACCGGGCTCGGCCACGACACCCTCGTGCTGACCGGGAGCCCGCTGGTCGTCGGGTCCCCGCACGCGGACACCTTCCAGGGCTCGCCGGGACGGGACCGGATCCATGCGGCCGGCGGCTCCGACGTCATCTACGCGGGTGCCGGCGACGACGACATCCATCCCGACCGGGGGACCAGCGACCAGCGCTCCGCCGACGTCGTGCAGACCGGCGCGGGATCCGACATGGTCACCGCGTGGTCGGGCCACGACCGGGTGCTGCTCGGATCGGGCCGCGACCAGTACGTCACGAACGGCACTGCCGGCGTCTCGGTGCGCGGCCAGCGCGGCAACGACTTCCTGCAGGTCGCGATGGCGCCCGGCGCGTTCGCGCGCGGCGACTCGGGGACCGACACCCTCGTCCTGCTGAGGCCGGACCCGAGCGGGACGCGACCCAGGGTCGTCGTCGACGCCGGCTCGGGGCCCGTTGCGGGGTTCGAGAAGTACTGGCTGGGTGCCAGCGCCCACTGGGACTTCCGGGGCACTGCGGGGCCCGACGTGGTGCAGGTCTTCGACCCGTTCGGTGCCCGGCTCACCGCGCACACCCTCGGCGGCGACGACTACCTCGAGGGCGGGGCCGAGGCCGACCTGCTCGACGGCGGGGCCGGCCATGACCGGGCCCTCGGCGGGCAGGGGCGCGACACGTGCGTCGGCGTCGAGCGACGTACGTCGTGCGAGGTCGTGCGCTAG
- a CDS encoding SGNH/GDSL hydrolase family protein has protein sequence MLRRALSALILLVVWAGYAPPAGGAQAAEPDPIDYVALGDSYSAGPLIPVIRQDPVGCFRSTNNYPAYLAGFLGVATYRDMTCSGARTDDFFTRQAVVFGDAPAAQLSALSADTDLVTIGIGGNDHGLFGSMISTCQQVRHLDPTGSPCREHFTTRDGVDTKLRDARDIERLVAHVLIAVHRAAPNAAVYVVGYPRLLPLTGTCDAVPFATGDYAWGRRIEWLLNTSLQQAAADHRATYVNLYPATRGHDACGSDAWINGSVAKLNVALDFHPFQVGEREMGRAVFRSITGQVVPDVAGDAAPPAGSVVLNPVTP, from the coding sequence ATGCTGCGCCGCGCCCTGTCCGCACTGATCCTGCTCGTCGTCTGGGCCGGCTACGCACCGCCCGCGGGCGGTGCCCAGGCCGCGGAGCCCGACCCGATCGACTACGTCGCGCTGGGCGACTCCTACAGCGCCGGCCCGCTGATCCCGGTGATCCGGCAGGACCCGGTCGGCTGCTTCAGGTCCACCAACAACTACCCGGCCTACCTCGCGGGCTTCCTCGGCGTCGCGACCTACCGCGACATGACCTGCTCCGGCGCCCGCACCGACGACTTCTTCACCCGTCAGGCCGTCGTGTTCGGCGACGCGCCCGCCGCGCAGCTGAGCGCGCTGTCGGCCGACACCGACCTGGTCACGATCGGCATCGGCGGCAACGACCACGGGCTGTTCGGCTCGATGATCTCCACCTGCCAGCAGGTGCGGCACCTCGACCCGACCGGCAGCCCCTGCCGCGAGCACTTCACCACCAGGGACGGGGTCGACACCAAGCTGCGCGACGCCCGCGACATCGAGCGGCTCGTCGCCCACGTGCTGATCGCCGTCCACCGGGCGGCCCCGAACGCCGCGGTGTACGTCGTGGGCTACCCGCGGCTGCTGCCGCTCACCGGCACCTGTGACGCCGTGCCCTTCGCCACCGGTGACTACGCCTGGGGCCGCCGCATCGAGTGGCTGCTCAACACGTCGCTGCAGCAGGCCGCGGCCGACCACCGGGCGACCTACGTCAACCTCTACCCGGCCACCCGCGGCCACGACGCCTGCGGCAGCGACGCGTGGATCAATGGCAGCGTCGCCAAGCTCAACGTGGCCCTGGACTTCCACCCCTTCCAGGTGGGCGAGCGCGAGATGGGCCGGGCGGTCTTCCGGTCGATCACCGGCCAGGTCGTCCCCGACGTCGCCGGCGACGCGGCGCCGCCCGCGGGCTCGGTGGTGCTCAACCCGGTGACGCCGTGA